In Wenyingzhuangia fucanilytica, the following are encoded in one genomic region:
- a CDS encoding MarR family winged helix-turn-helix transcriptional regulator, which produces MKAGNSISFDYLYRYTWQSINKMYNEEAVKKDSSMTIGFVLINIHYKNGTPSTMLGPRMGIEATSLSRTLNKMEELGLIYREKNPSDGRSVLIKLTNKGKQQREVSKEIVLKFNQTVADNLTQKQIETFLNVTETIQELIEQKLIF; this is translated from the coding sequence ATGAAAGCGGGAAATTCTATAAGTTTCGATTATTTATATAGATACACATGGCAATCTATAAACAAAATGTATAATGAAGAGGCTGTTAAAAAAGATAGCTCAATGACTATTGGCTTTGTTTTAATTAACATTCATTATAAAAACGGAACCCCTTCTACTATGTTAGGACCTCGCATGGGGATTGAAGCTACAAGTTTGTCTAGAACTCTTAATAAAATGGAGGAATTAGGATTGATTTATCGGGAAAAAAATCCGTCAGATGGAAGAAGTGTTTTAATAAAGCTAACTAATAAAGGTAAACAACAAAGAGAGGTTTCTAAAGAAATTGTTTTAAAATTTAATCAAACTGTTGCTGATAATTTAACCCAAAAACAAATTGAAACTTTTTTAAATGTAACAGAAACCATACAAGAATTGATCGAACAAAAATTAATCTTTTAA
- a CDS encoding ABC transporter ATP-binding protein — MQTPIISIQKLHKTYGTKIALNHISIEISKGSVYGLIGQNGAGKTSLIRILNQIIDANSGTIIFKGEKLTPEAVKHIGYLPEERGLYKNMTIEEQALYFGQLKGMTKANALEQLNYWLNRFDIADWKKKKIQGLSKGMAQKVQFIITVLHQPDLLILDEPFSGFDPINANLIAHEIKNLAKNGTTVIFSSHRMESVAEMCDALCLIHHGNILLEGSISSIQKKYIQEFFEVTVKDYQENELTSFLNNTDYQTSIVNKENDEVSFQVIKNQKETANLLQDLLKVGTVITYKQHIPSLQDIFIKTIENA, encoded by the coding sequence ATGCAAACACCTATAATTAGTATTCAAAAGTTACACAAAACTTATGGTACCAAAATAGCTTTGAATCACATTTCTATTGAAATTTCTAAAGGAAGCGTCTATGGATTAATTGGTCAAAACGGAGCAGGTAAAACGTCATTAATTAGAATATTAAATCAAATTATTGATGCCAATAGCGGAACAATTATTTTTAAAGGAGAAAAACTAACCCCTGAGGCAGTTAAACATATTGGATATTTGCCCGAAGAGCGTGGACTATACAAAAACATGACCATAGAGGAACAGGCTTTGTATTTTGGGCAACTAAAAGGAATGACCAAAGCAAATGCTTTAGAACAACTAAATTATTGGTTAAATAGATTTGATATTGCTGATTGGAAAAAAAAGAAAATTCAGGGCTTATCTAAAGGTATGGCTCAAAAAGTTCAATTTATCATTACAGTATTACACCAACCAGATTTGTTGATTTTAGATGAACCTTTTAGTGGTTTTGACCCTATTAACGCTAATTTAATTGCACATGAAATTAAAAATTTAGCTAAAAATGGAACTACAGTTATTTTTTCATCGCATAGAATGGAATCTGTTGCAGAAATGTGTGATGCTTTGTGTTTAATACATCATGGAAATATTTTGTTAGAAGGGAGTATTTCTAGCATCCAAAAAAAATATATCCAAGAATTTTTTGAAGTGACTGTTAAAGATTATCAAGAAAATGAATTAACCTCATTTTTAAACAATACTGATTACCAAACTAGTATCGTCAATAAAGAAAATGATGAAGTTAGTTTTCAGGTGATTAAAAATCAAAAAGAAACAGCTAATTTACTACAGGATTTATTAAAAGTAGGAACAGTAATTACATACAAACAACACATTCCTAGTTTACAAGACATCTTTATTAAAACCATAGAAAATGCATAA
- a CDS encoding ABC transporter permease, protein MHKLLLIIQREFITKVRSKAYLVLIFLSPLLMIGMFAAIFYFAGKESKDNFKKVSLLAITTPEIAIDIQKDNPNITLEFGTAMSFDEAKTMVNDKDFDGLVYANPLSNIMEIYGDDKIPLHSLETILEKHWVIQQLKNHEVSSEIINKTTKEIPIHYSKKDDSEATIKKWVKGAVAVGSGYLVMMFVIIYGNSVMRSIIEEKNSRVVEIMVCSVKPFQLMLGKIIGNALAGILQFLIWGILLLGGLLLLEIYFPSIGGNSDKIDQIFSIIWEINYTQIFIGLVVFFLSGYLLYSAFYAAVGAAVSSETDTQQFVHPILLPLMFAVYIGIVTVVNGNPNGSTATLFSLIPFTSPIVMLMRIPFGVPAWQIILSLALLLVSFITTVYIASKIYRIGILTYGNKPSMKQLIKWMFQK, encoded by the coding sequence ATGCATAAGTTACTTTTAATTATCCAACGTGAGTTTATTACCAAAGTTCGCAGCAAAGCATATTTGGTTTTGATTTTTTTAAGCCCATTGTTAATGATTGGAATGTTTGCTGCAATTTTTTACTTTGCTGGTAAAGAAAGTAAAGACAACTTTAAAAAAGTATCACTTTTGGCTATTACCACTCCAGAAATTGCCATAGACATCCAAAAAGATAATCCTAATATTACATTGGAATTTGGAACCGCCATGTCTTTTGATGAGGCTAAAACCATGGTAAATGATAAAGATTTTGATGGCTTGGTTTATGCAAATCCTTTATCTAATATTATGGAAATTTATGGTGATGATAAAATTCCATTACACTCTTTAGAAACCATTTTAGAAAAACATTGGGTGATTCAACAGTTAAAAAACCACGAGGTTTCTAGTGAGATTATCAATAAAACTACCAAAGAAATTCCAATTCATTACAGCAAAAAAGACGATTCCGAAGCAACAATTAAAAAATGGGTAAAAGGGGCTGTTGCTGTAGGAAGTGGTTATTTGGTAATGATGTTTGTTATTATTTATGGAAACTCTGTAATGCGTAGCATTATTGAAGAAAAAAACAGTAGAGTAGTAGAAATTATGGTTTGTTCTGTAAAACCTTTCCAATTAATGTTAGGAAAAATTATAGGAAACGCCTTGGCTGGTATTTTACAGTTTTTAATTTGGGGAATCTTACTTTTAGGAGGACTCCTTTTACTAGAAATTTACTTTCCGTCCATTGGTGGTAATTCAGACAAAATAGATCAGATATTTAGTATCATTTGGGAAATTAACTATACACAAATCTTTATAGGCCTTGTAGTATTCTTTTTAAGTGGGTATTTACTTTATAGTGCCTTTTATGCCGCTGTTGGGGCAGCTGTTAGTAGCGAAACTGATACGCAACAATTTGTACATCCTATATTATTACCTTTAATGTTTGCGGTTTATATTGGAATTGTAACCGTGGTAAATGGTAACCCAAACGGGAGCACAGCTACCTTGTTTTCATTAATACCATTTACCTCGCCAATAGTAATGTTAATGCGTATTCCTTTTGGTGTTCCTGCTTGGCAAATAATTTTGTCCTTGGCATTATTATTGGTTAGCTTTATCACAACAGTTTATATTGCCAGTAAAATTTACCGAATAGGAATTTTAACTTATGGAAATAAACCAAGCATGAAACAATTGATAAAATGGATGTTTCAAAAATAA
- a CDS encoding sigma-54-dependent transcriptional regulator, whose amino-acid sequence MSKILLIEDEAAIRRVLKRIIADENNTYNVEEAEDGVIGLEIIKENDFDLILCDIKMPKMDGVEVLQKIKEMKPEIPVIMISGHGDLDTAVQTMRMGAYDYISKPPDLNRLLNTVRNALDQKQLIVENKQLKKKVSKKYEMIGDSKPIQHIKNMIDKVATTDARVLITGPNGTGKELVAHRLHNLSERSKAPMIEVNCAAIPSELIESELFGHVKGSFTGANKDRAGKFEAANAGTIFLDEIGDMSLSAQAKVLRALQESKISRVGSDKDIKVDVRVLAATNKDLRKEIAEGRFREDLYHRLAVILIQVPSLNDRREDIPVLINHFAAIIAKEQGMALKNFSEEAIVKLQDYNWTGNIRELRNVVERLLILGEKEISATDVDLFASK is encoded by the coding sequence ATGAGTAAAATACTACTGATAGAAGACGAAGCAGCCATTAGACGTGTTTTAAAACGTATTATTGCTGATGAAAACAATACCTACAATGTAGAAGAAGCAGAAGATGGTGTAATAGGTCTAGAAATTATTAAAGAAAATGATTTTGATTTAATTCTTTGTGATATTAAAATGCCTAAAATGGATGGTGTTGAAGTTCTACAAAAAATTAAAGAAATGAAACCAGAAATTCCTGTGATTATGATTTCTGGACATGGAGATTTAGATACCGCTGTACAAACCATGAGAATGGGTGCTTATGATTATATTTCTAAACCACCAGATTTAAACAGACTTTTAAATACGGTTCGTAATGCTTTAGACCAAAAACAATTAATTGTTGAAAACAAACAATTAAAGAAAAAGGTTAGCAAAAAATACGAAATGATTGGAGATAGTAAACCTATTCAACATATTAAAAATATGATTGATAAGGTAGCTACTACCGATGCTCGTGTTTTAATTACTGGACCAAATGGAACAGGAAAAGAATTGGTTGCTCATAGGTTACACAATCTAAGCGAACGTTCTAAAGCACCAATGATAGAAGTAAACTGTGCGGCTATTCCATCAGAATTAATAGAGAGTGAATTGTTTGGACACGTAAAAGGATCTTTTACAGGGGCTAATAAAGACAGAGCAGGAAAGTTTGAAGCTGCCAATGCAGGAACTATTTTCTTAGATGAAATTGGAGATATGAGTCTTTCGGCTCAAGCAAAAGTATTAAGAGCTTTACAGGAAAGTAAAATTAGCAGAGTAGGATCTGATAAAGACATTAAAGTTGATGTAAGGGTTTTAGCGGCTACCAATAAAGATTTACGTAAAGAAATTGCTGAAGGAAGGTTTAGAGAAGATTTATACCACCGTTTGGCAGTTATTTTAATTCAAGTTCCTTCATTAAACGATCGTAGAGAAGATATTCCAGTACTTATCAATCACTTTGCTGCAATTATAGCAAAAGAGCAAGGAATGGCACTTAAAAACTTTTCTGAAGAAGCTATTGTAAAACTTCAAGATTATAATTGGACAGGAAATATTCGTGAACTAAGAAATGTTGTAGAACGTTTGTTAATTTTAGGAGAAAAAGAAATTAGTGCTACAGACGTTGATTTGTTTGCTAGTAAATAA
- a CDS encoding META domain-containing protein: MNLKNIIVLISLSILTACSSNKSVFWVSGYQSECSSGAGKTNCLLVHKGEQLVNPTWENFYTPIEGFNFEKGYLKKIEVKQEKLDAKNVPADASSIKYTLVKELEKQKDIRVLAEGDWILGSINNHPINRMVKTPTLKINLTTMSISGNGGCNQYSGNIKQITSNTFNLGNIISTQKACFQKNIEYEYLKTLNDVNTYDIKGSQLIFYNNQGEIVLSFIKDQSAVANQRLHDIWMATRINGNPINRMVSVPRLEINLSTKRIMGNDGCNNFSAPINNITSNKLDFSQIALTKKTCLKEGVEKEFIKTLNKVKSYELDGLHLILKDKNGKEILSFLKID; encoded by the coding sequence ATGAATTTAAAAAACATCATAGTATTAATTTCTTTAAGTATACTAACAGCTTGTTCATCTAATAAATCTGTATTTTGGGTTAGTGGATATCAATCTGAATGTAGTTCTGGAGCTGGAAAAACAAATTGTTTATTAGTGCATAAAGGTGAACAATTAGTCAATCCTACTTGGGAAAACTTCTATACTCCAATTGAAGGATTTAATTTTGAAAAAGGGTATTTAAAAAAGATTGAGGTTAAACAAGAAAAGTTAGACGCTAAAAATGTACCTGCAGATGCATCAAGCATTAAATATACTTTAGTTAAGGAATTAGAAAAACAAAAAGATATTCGTGTATTGGCAGAGGGAGATTGGATTTTAGGAAGTATCAACAATCATCCTATCAATAGAATGGTTAAAACTCCTACTTTAAAAATCAACCTAACAACAATGAGTATTTCTGGTAACGGAGGGTGTAATCAATACTCTGGAAATATTAAACAAATAACCTCTAATACTTTTAATTTAGGGAACATCATCAGTACTCAAAAAGCTTGTTTTCAAAAAAACATAGAATATGAGTATTTAAAAACTTTAAATGATGTTAACACTTATGATATCAAAGGTTCTCAGCTTATTTTTTACAATAATCAAGGAGAGATTGTATTGTCTTTTATAAAAGATCAATCAGCAGTGGCGAACCAAAGATTACATGATATTTGGATGGCTACACGCATTAATGGAAATCCTATAAACAGAATGGTTTCTGTACCAAGACTAGAAATTAATCTATCTACTAAAAGAATTATGGGAAATGATGGATGTAATAATTTTTCTGCTCCCATTAATAATATTACTAGTAATAAACTAGATTTTAGTCAAATAGCGTTGACTAAAAAGACATGCTTAAAAGAGGGCGTTGAAAAAGAATTTATCAAAACTTTAAACAAGGTTAAATCTTATGAATTAGATGGTTTGCATTTAATTTTAAAGGATAAAAATGGAAAAGAAATATTGTCTTTTTTAAAGATAGATTAA